The following nucleotide sequence is from Streptomyces sp. HUAS CB01.
GTGGAGCTCCACCGTCACGGGTGCGTCGAGCGTGCCGGCGACCAGGACGCTGCTGCCGCCGCGCCAGGCGTCGGCGAAGTCGAAGGAGACGGTGGGGCGGCGGCCCTCGGTGCGGACGACCCAGCGGCGGCCCGGCAGCAGGTCCTGCAGCCCCAGGTGGTTCCACTCGGCGTCGGAGGTGACCGTGCCGTTCTCGTACCAGCGCAGTCCGTGGCCGGTGTTGAAGGTCGTGGCGAAGGGCAGCGCGGTGACGGTGGAACGGTCGGCGACGGCGGTCGCCGGGGCGCGCCAGCCGCTGCCGCCGTCCGGGACGGACGGGTCCAGCGAGGGGCCCGTCCAGAAGCGGTCGTCGGCCGCGTGGAACTGGCCCGGCGTACGGTCCGCGGGTAGATGGTTGCGCGTCCACTCGGGCCGGTAGAAGCCGTAGGAGACGACGTGGTCCCGGTCGCGCGGGATGATCGCGTCCCAGTCGACGACCTTGTTCCAGCCGCTCGCCTCCACGTCGACACCCGCCCACAACTCGTGCCGGTCGCGCCCTATTCGCCCGGCGCGGATGCCGGAGGACGCGAGGCAGGCCGGTGTCCAGCGGAAGTCGACGAACATCGAGTCGGCGGTCCGGAAGAAGTCCTCGTTGAGCTCGTTGAGGGCGCCCTGCCAGCCCACGGTGCCGTTGACGGTCATCGCGTCGTACCAGGTGATGCGCAGCCCCGCGGACTCGCCCCGGGCCCGGAGGTCCCGCACGAAGGCGAGCATCTCGGCGCCGAGGGCCGCGTCGCCGCCCTCCGTCTCCGCGTTGACGAACCAGCCGTCGAAGCCGTGGGCGGTGGCGACCTCGACCAGCTTGGCGGCGAGCGGGAAGCGGCCGAACGCGTCGCGCTGCACCAGGTCGCGCGTCCACCGGAGGTCGCCGCCCCAGTGCACGGGCGGCAGGAAGACCGTGCCGAGGACGGGGACGCCGTTGCGGTGGGCGGCGTCCACGACCGGGGCGTTCGGGGCGAGGATCAGCCCCTCCCCCGCCGAGCCGCCCCAGAAGACGAGCTCGTCGAGGTACGCCCAGTGCGTCAGGGCGTAGTAGTCGGCGGTGGGCGCGCCCTGCGAGGGGTTGCCCGAGGTGTGGTCGAAGGAGACGAGCGACTGGATGCGGGCCTGCCCGGTGCGTGCCGTGCGACTGGGCGGTACGGGGGTGAAACGCCGGGCGAGCGGTACGGCCGCGGTGTTGAAGGGCAGGTCCGGGTCGTCCTCGGCCCGCCAGGTGCTGAGGCTGCGCCAGGTGATGCCCTCGCCGGGGGACCCGGCGGGCAGCGAGTCGGGGAACCAGTACGAGGCGTACGGCCGGAGGTCCGGGGTCCGTCCGGCGGGTGTGCCGCGGCCGGGAGCCGTGGCGGCGCCG
It contains:
- a CDS encoding endo-beta-N-acetylglucosaminidase, with protein sequence MPQPVVPTRLVPNRRSVVLAGAAGAAAALLAPAPPSAAASSAAAPSGAATAPGRGTPAGRTPDLRPYASYWFPDSLPAGSPGEGITWRSLSTWRAEDDPDLPFNTAAVPLARRFTPVPPSRTARTGQARIQSLVSFDHTSGNPSQGAPTADYYALTHWAYLDELVFWGGSAGEGLILAPNAPVVDAAHRNGVPVLGTVFLPPVHWGGDLRWTRDLVQRDAFGRFPLAAKLVEVATAHGFDGWFVNAETEGGDAALGAEMLAFVRDLRARGESAGLRITWYDAMTVNGTVGWQGALNELNEDFFRTADSMFVDFRWTPACLASSGIRAGRIGRDRHELWAGVDVEASGWNKVVDWDAIIPRDRDHVVSYGFYRPEWTRNHLPADRTPGQFHAADDRFWTGPSLDPSVPDGGSGWRAPATAVADRSTVTALPFATTFNTGHGLRWYENGTVTSDAEWNHLGLQDLLPGRRWVVRTEGRRPTVSFDFADAWRGGSSVLVAGTLDAPVTVELHATRLPLGPGTVVELAHRADAGPVTVELAVATREPERPGDPVPYRYVPAGTLRGGSGWSTATLRLNGFSGSLRGLGVRLTGDGAVAYRLGGLAVRRATVRPAAPTRLRVTGSATDGEGTGLRLRWTPAPGSVRHYELHRVLPGGGRRFLGGTCQTAFHVSGLHPEPGERAVRIEVRAVGELYTTSSSASVVHPW